The following coding sequences are from one Natrarchaeobaculum sulfurireducens window:
- a CDS encoding cation:proton antiporter domain-containing protein, giving the protein MLIVVVAVILALGVASRVLADRLRIPSVLFLIFAGIAIGPEGVGLVSEATFGDGLSAMVGVSVAIILFEGGYHLRIEKLRESPTALTRLTTVGALITWLGTAAAVVFFLETSLEVGLLVGALLIATGPTVVGPILQVVTVRDHVAAVLEGEGVINDVTAAILVVVVFEVFIAGDGGLGALAGDFVIRLAVGLGIGALVAAIVWLALSRGNEMPCAAPLHARLIVLAGIVVAYGGAEFVASETGIAAAAMAGFALGNVELPHREAVVDFLDDLSVVVLSFVFVALAALIDFGDIVRLGVAGLALVVAITMVIRPAVIYLATTNERFTTNERLFLSAVGPRGIIPASVATLFAVELQALGRPQEAQLLAGTVFLIIFATVVLQAGLARQIANVLEVSPMRTIIVGGGRVGLSLAERLEQDGENVLLVDPDPNAVETVRKRGLRTIKGDGTDADILERAGIGEAKTVIATTPDDDVNLLVCQLAQTTFDVEKVASRVNQPENVEAFEALGVRAIDLSMATAWSLENVLERPSLSAWMNELGRTGDVQEIEVTASDLVGKRIADVNAEIPDGCIVGLLTHRDGTTEVPTGDHRLRDGDRVTFLGQTNAVDRAVKRFHPHD; this is encoded by the coding sequence ATGCTGATCGTCGTCGTCGCCGTTATCCTCGCACTCGGCGTCGCCTCCCGCGTGCTCGCGGATCGACTCCGGATCCCGAGCGTGCTGTTTCTGATCTTCGCCGGGATCGCTATCGGGCCCGAAGGAGTCGGGCTCGTCTCCGAAGCGACCTTCGGCGACGGCCTCTCCGCGATGGTCGGCGTCAGCGTCGCCATCATCCTCTTCGAAGGCGGCTACCACCTCCGCATCGAGAAACTCCGGGAGAGCCCAACAGCACTTACCAGGCTCACCACCGTCGGTGCGCTGATCACGTGGCTGGGGACGGCCGCTGCGGTCGTCTTCTTCCTCGAGACGAGTCTCGAGGTGGGGCTGTTAGTCGGTGCGCTATTGATCGCCACCGGACCGACGGTGGTCGGCCCCATCCTGCAGGTCGTCACCGTCCGCGATCACGTGGCCGCCGTCCTCGAGGGTGAAGGAGTGATCAACGACGTGACGGCGGCGATCCTCGTGGTCGTCGTTTTCGAGGTGTTCATCGCCGGCGACGGTGGACTCGGCGCTCTCGCTGGCGACTTCGTCATCCGGTTAGCCGTCGGACTCGGCATCGGCGCACTCGTTGCGGCGATCGTCTGGCTGGCGCTCAGCCGCGGGAACGAGATGCCGTGTGCGGCACCACTGCACGCGCGGTTGATCGTCCTCGCGGGAATCGTCGTCGCCTACGGCGGTGCCGAGTTCGTCGCCAGTGAGACGGGCATCGCCGCGGCTGCGATGGCCGGGTTCGCACTCGGCAACGTCGAGTTGCCCCATCGTGAGGCGGTCGTCGACTTTCTCGACGACCTCTCGGTGGTCGTCCTCTCGTTCGTTTTCGTCGCGCTGGCGGCGCTGATCGACTTCGGAGACATCGTCAGACTCGGCGTGGCCGGGCTTGCCCTCGTCGTCGCGATCACGATGGTGATCCGGCCAGCCGTGATCTACCTCGCGACGACGAACGAACGGTTCACCACCAACGAGCGGCTCTTCCTCTCGGCGGTCGGTCCACGGGGGATCATCCCAGCGAGCGTCGCCACGCTGTTCGCGGTCGAACTCCAGGCGCTCGGGCGGCCACAGGAAGCCCAGTTGCTCGCTGGCACCGTCTTTTTGATCATCTTTGCGACGGTCGTCCTCCAGGCCGGCCTCGCACGACAGATCGCGAACGTACTCGAGGTTTCACCAATGCGCACCATCATCGTTGGCGGGGGACGGGTCGGCCTCTCCCTCGCAGAACGGCTCGAACAGGACGGAGAGAACGTACTGCTCGTCGATCCCGACCCGAACGCGGTCGAAACCGTTCGCAAGCGCGGACTCCGGACGATCAAGGGCGACGGCACCGACGCCGACATCCTCGAACGCGCCGGTATCGGCGAGGCGAAGACGGTGATCGCGACGACGCCGGACGACGACGTGAACCTGCTGGTCTGTCAGCTCGCACAGACCACCTTCGACGTCGAGAAGGTGGCCTCACGCGTCAACCAGCCCGAGAACGTCGAGGCGTTCGAAGCCCTCGGCGTCCGCGCCATCGATCTCTCGATGGCCACCGCCTGGTCGCTCGAGAACGTCTTAGAGCGGCCGTCGCTGTCGGCGTGGATGAACGAACTCGGCCGGACTGGCGACGTCCAGGAGATCGAAGTGACGGCGTCGGACCTCGTGGGCAAGCGTATCGCCGACGTGAACGCCGAGATCCCAGATGGCTGCATCGTCGGTCTGCTCACCCACCGGGACGGAACAACGGAGGTGCCGACCGGTGACCACCGGCTCCGGGACGGCGACCGGGTCACCTTCCTCGGTCAGACGAACGCCGTCGACCGGGCCGTCAAGCGCTTTCACCCACACGACTGA
- the trxA gene encoding thioredoxin, producing MATDAPSGSPDQSTNEPVHVEGETHLEQLVADHDVVLVDFYADWCGPCKMLSPVLDQLAAQTDALVAKVDVDDHQLLAGEFGVRGVPTLVLFADGQQVEQHTGVLPAERLQSMIEGYTE from the coding sequence ATGGCAACCGATGCACCCTCCGGATCACCGGACCAATCGACCAACGAACCCGTCCACGTCGAAGGCGAGACACACCTCGAGCAGCTCGTAGCCGACCACGACGTCGTCCTCGTCGATTTCTACGCCGACTGGTGTGGTCCCTGCAAGATGCTCTCGCCCGTCCTCGACCAGCTGGCGGCACAGACCGACGCCCTCGTCGCGAAAGTCGACGTCGACGACCACCAGCTGCTCGCCGGCGAGTTCGGCGTTCGTGGCGTCCCCACGCTCGTCCTCTTCGCTGACGGCCAGCAGGTCGAACAGCACACCGGCGTCTTGCCGGCAGAACGCCTGCAGAGTATGATCGAGGGCTATACCGAATGA
- a CDS encoding universal stress protein — translation MKAVCATDLSAASEATIQSETCLECIGRIGVDELHLVTVVPSNVHAGMPGIDFEKRRRRALERYSRVVEDAGFEVETHVVRGTPHRRIRGIAETIGAQLTIVGSRGQSPLENRVIGSTARNLARTTVTPLLVNRIEREADDPDILREHLFRRMLYATDFSTNAETAFETFSYLRHATQEATLVHVETPKDPGLEESNSDSQLAELADQLENWGIETRTDVRRGDPADEILAAEAEFVPTTILVGSRGHSRLRRLLLGSVSEDIVARANGNVLLVPPARDV, via the coding sequence ATGAAAGCGGTCTGTGCGACCGACCTGTCGGCAGCGAGCGAGGCGACGATCCAGAGTGAAACCTGTCTCGAGTGTATCGGCCGGATCGGCGTCGACGAACTTCACCTCGTCACCGTGGTCCCCTCGAACGTCCACGCCGGGATGCCGGGTATCGACTTCGAAAAACGCCGTCGACGGGCCCTCGAGCGGTACAGTCGCGTCGTCGAGGACGCCGGCTTCGAGGTCGAAACTCACGTCGTCCGCGGGACACCACACCGACGCATTCGAGGGATCGCCGAGACGATCGGTGCACAACTCACCATCGTCGGTTCACGGGGCCAGAGCCCGCTCGAGAACCGCGTCATCGGCTCGACCGCGCGCAACCTCGCGCGCACGACGGTGACGCCTCTGCTGGTCAACCGGATCGAACGGGAGGCCGACGATCCTGACATCCTCCGGGAGCACCTCTTCAGGCGAATGCTGTACGCGACGGACTTCTCGACGAACGCCGAGACGGCCTTCGAGACGTTCTCGTACTTACGTCATGCGACCCAGGAGGCGACGCTCGTTCACGTCGAGACGCCGAAAGACCCCGGTCTCGAGGAGTCGAACTCCGACTCGCAACTGGCGGAACTGGCGGATCAACTCGAGAACTGGGGGATCGAGACCCGAACCGATGTCAGGCGAGGCGACCCCGCCGACGAGATCCTCGCGGCGGAAGCCGAGTTCGTCCCGACGACGATCCTCGTGGGGTCGCGTGGACACAGTCGACTCCGCCGACTGCTGCTTGGCAGCGTCTCCGAAGACATCGTCGCCCGTGCGAACGGGAACGTGTTGCTCGTGCCACCGGCTCGAGACGTCTAA
- a CDS encoding sulfite exporter TauE/SafE family protein: MDVLGLSLPLLLLFVSFGFMVGVLFGFFGMGGSFLITPTLLILGYPAPVAIGSGLAFYFGTSVIAVMKHYDVGQVDYRLGAILFVVLSIGIELGSRLVFALEALGIAELVTGVAYVVLLAGIGLLFLRRASNLDDVSDDEADEVSDEEIPAIGQKIQSYTVPPMVTLTSGGRASFWTISGAGGVVGLVSGLIGVGGGFMRMPAIYYLIGTPLTAAVGTSLFAGLFSGAFGTFTYGASGSVDLVVVSLLLVGSALGARIGSAATTIVEEDDVIVYFGIMMLLASAGIGLSELANWLGTGALDMLSVVLLVGSSFFVASIILYQVAQQVGTTGPNAQATLDGDD; encoded by the coding sequence ATGGACGTACTTGGACTCAGCCTGCCGTTGCTGTTGTTGTTCGTGAGCTTCGGCTTCATGGTCGGGGTCCTGTTCGGCTTTTTCGGGATGGGCGGGTCGTTCCTGATCACGCCCACTCTGTTGATCCTCGGGTACCCCGCGCCTGTCGCGATCGGCAGCGGACTCGCGTTTTATTTCGGTACGTCGGTCATCGCCGTGATGAAACACTACGACGTCGGGCAAGTCGATTACAGGCTCGGGGCGATCCTGTTCGTGGTGCTCTCGATCGGCATCGAACTCGGGAGCCGACTCGTCTTCGCCCTCGAGGCGCTGGGAATCGCCGAACTCGTTACGGGCGTTGCCTACGTCGTTCTGTTAGCAGGGATCGGGTTGCTGTTCTTGCGACGTGCATCCAACCTCGACGACGTTTCCGATGACGAAGCGGACGAGGTGAGCGATGAGGAGATTCCGGCGATCGGTCAGAAGATCCAGTCGTACACCGTTCCCCCGATGGTCACCCTCACCTCCGGTGGACGAGCCTCGTTCTGGACGATTTCGGGGGCCGGCGGAGTCGTCGGCCTGGTCTCCGGGCTCATCGGCGTCGGCGGCGGCTTCATGCGAATGCCCGCGATCTACTATCTGATCGGGACGCCGCTGACCGCCGCCGTCGGAACCAGCCTGTTCGCCGGGCTGTTCTCCGGCGCGTTCGGCACGTTCACCTACGGGGCGTCGGGCAGCGTCGACCTCGTCGTCGTTTCGCTGTTGCTCGTCGGGAGCGCGCTGGGCGCGCGAATCGGCTCGGCGGCGACGACGATCGTCGAAGAAGACGACGTCATCGTCTACTTCGGTATCATGATGCTACTGGCCAGCGCCGGGATCGGGTTGAGCGAACTCGCGAACTGGCTCGGAACGGGCGCACTCGACATGCTGAGCGTCGTCTTGCTCGTCGGCTCGTCGTTCTTCGTCGCGTCGATAATCCTCTATCAGGTCGCCCAGCAGGTCGGAACGACGGGACCAAACGCACAGGCGACCCTCGACGGTGACGACTGA
- a CDS encoding pyridoxamine 5'-phosphate oxidase family protein has translation MQGLRWVSLPPDERNEFLGDGGIGVLSFGTDTDDPPRSIPISYGYADETEQFYFRLSFPPETSKADVIENPVSFVVFGNEDGQWKSVVATGRLQELSSLPSESAAVQRMWAVSIPTVEIFDQPREDISFHDFRLETESITGRQEST, from the coding sequence ATGCAGGGCCTACGCTGGGTGAGCCTTCCGCCGGACGAACGAAACGAGTTTCTCGGCGACGGTGGCATCGGCGTCCTCTCGTTCGGGACCGACACAGACGACCCACCGAGATCGATCCCGATCTCGTATGGGTACGCCGATGAAACCGAACAGTTCTACTTCAGGCTCTCGTTCCCACCTGAGACGTCCAAGGCGGACGTGATAGAGAATCCAGTCTCGTTCGTGGTCTTCGGGAACGAAGACGGCCAGTGGAAAAGCGTCGTCGCCACAGGTCGACTGCAAGAACTCTCGTCGCTCCCGTCTGAGTCAGCCGCCGTCCAGAGAATGTGGGCCGTGAGCATTCCCACAGTCGAAATCTTCGATCAGCCACGCGAGGACATCTCGTTTCACGACTTCCGACTCGAAACCGAATCGATCACTGGCAGACAAGAATCGACCTGA
- a CDS encoding NAD(P)/FAD-dependent oxidoreductase, which translates to MSEDERTGPVHDVVIVGSGVAGLSAAVYAARADLEPLVLEGPEPGGQLTLTTEVENYLGFPEGIGGMELIQRGKAQAERFGAAFRHATVEDASFDDRPFELSLSNGETIHTRALIVASGASARWVGAENEDELMGYGVSTCATCDGAFHRGDDVLVIGGGDSAMEEALFLAKFADSVTVVHRRDELRASEVMARRALEHDDIAFRWNTELLEIHGSQDDGVTGATLISHPDGRPTEKLEAGEDVDSQAVEVGGIFYGVGHVPNTEYLEGTTVDLDSDGHLATLEGMTTETSVAGVFGAGDVMDPDYRQAITSAGTGSMAALDAEQWLDERDAVADAAAVAELEADD; encoded by the coding sequence ATGAGCGAGGACGAGCGGACGGGACCCGTCCACGACGTGGTGATCGTCGGCTCCGGCGTCGCCGGACTCTCGGCTGCGGTGTATGCCGCCCGAGCCGACCTCGAGCCGCTCGTCCTCGAGGGGCCGGAGCCGGGTGGCCAGCTCACGCTGACGACCGAGGTGGAGAACTACCTCGGTTTCCCCGAGGGAATCGGCGGCATGGAGCTGATCCAGCGGGGTAAAGCGCAGGCCGAGCGGTTCGGTGCTGCGTTCCGCCACGCCACCGTCGAGGACGCGAGTTTCGACGACCGACCGTTCGAGCTTTCGCTCTCAAACGGCGAGACGATCCATACGCGGGCGTTAATCGTCGCAAGCGGCGCGAGCGCCCGCTGGGTCGGCGCGGAGAACGAAGACGAGTTGATGGGCTACGGCGTCTCGACGTGTGCGACCTGTGACGGGGCGTTCCACCGCGGTGACGACGTCCTCGTGATCGGCGGCGGCGACAGCGCGATGGAAGAGGCGCTCTTCCTCGCGAAGTTCGCCGACAGCGTCACCGTCGTGCACCGTCGCGACGAACTGCGCGCCTCCGAAGTTATGGCCCGACGCGCTCTCGAACACGACGACATCGCGTTCCGCTGGAACACCGAACTGCTCGAGATCCACGGCTCCCAAGACGACGGCGTTACGGGCGCAACGCTGATCTCACACCCTGACGGCCGACCGACGGAGAAGCTCGAAGCGGGCGAGGACGTCGACTCCCAGGCGGTCGAGGTCGGCGGCATCTTCTACGGCGTCGGCCACGTTCCGAACACCGAGTATCTCGAGGGGACGACCGTCGACCTCGATTCGGACGGCCACCTGGCGACGCTCGAGGGGATGACCACCGAGACGTCCGTCGCGGGCGTTTTCGGTGCCGGCGACGTGATGGACCCCGATTATCGCCAGGCGATTACCTCGGCTGGTACCGGCAGTATGGCCGCTCTCGACGCCGAACAGTGGCTCGACGAACGCGACGCCGTGGCCGACGCGGCAGCCGTCGCCGAACTCGAGGCCGACGACTGA
- a CDS encoding DUF7512 family protein: MIEFAALSGPVQATLVVAAILLQAVALYVGYGVLERVFTPLIQRLASA; this comes from the coding sequence GTGATCGAGTTCGCCGCACTCTCGGGTCCCGTCCAGGCAACGCTCGTCGTCGCCGCCATCCTCCTCCAGGCGGTCGCCCTCTACGTGGGATACGGCGTCCTCGAGCGAGTATTTACGCCGCTGATCCAGCGACTCGCAAGCGCATAG
- a CDS encoding DUF7475 family protein has translation MGANSTTRTEPLFDRPSNPVGYVAILMAVITGVLHLVASTNAIQFSQTLGILFILNGLGFLGGAAIYLTRYWSRPLFLVAAAYSIITILALFPVQGWGVEAFYMEGNLNPLAVITKAAEAVLAVCALYLYADT, from the coding sequence ATGGGCGCAAATTCCACGACTCGTACAGAACCGCTTTTCGATCGTCCATCCAACCCGGTCGGGTACGTTGCCATCCTCATGGCGGTCATCACCGGCGTGTTGCACCTGGTAGCGTCGACGAACGCGATCCAGTTCAGCCAGACGCTGGGGATTCTTTTTATCCTCAACGGCCTCGGATTCCTCGGTGGGGCAGCGATCTACCTGACTCGTTATTGGAGTCGACCGCTGTTTCTCGTCGCTGCCGCCTACTCGATCATCACGATCCTTGCCCTTTTTCCGGTCCAGGGCTGGGGCGTCGAGGCGTTCTACATGGAGGGCAACCTGAACCCACTGGCAGTCATCACGAAAGCGGCCGAGGCAGTCCTCGCCGTCTGTGCACTGTACCTGTACGCTGATACCTGA
- a CDS encoding helix-turn-helix domain-containing protein produces MANSMAEQLQQDMECEGLLECIHGLKQLDKECFRVMVESDEPLTIDEVAERVDRERSTAYRSIQRLLQSGFIQKEQINYDQGGYYHVYFPTDPDQIASDMQRMLNDWYAKMGQLIQEFEDKYDRMEDDVPAVQS; encoded by the coding sequence ATGGCTAATTCGATGGCAGAACAACTCCAGCAGGACATGGAGTGTGAAGGGCTGCTCGAGTGTATTCACGGGCTCAAACAACTCGATAAGGAGTGTTTTCGGGTAATGGTCGAGAGCGACGAGCCGCTTACGATCGACGAAGTCGCCGAACGCGTCGACCGCGAGCGCTCGACGGCCTACCGGTCGATCCAGCGACTGCTCCAGAGCGGATTCATCCAGAAAGAACAGATCAACTACGACCAGGGTGGGTACTACCACGTCTACTTCCCGACCGATCCGGACCAGATCGCAAGCGATATGCAGCGCATGCTAAACGACTGGTACGCGAAAATGGGCCAGCTCATCCAGGAGTTCGAGGACAAGTACGACCGAATGGAAGACGACGTTCCGGCCGTCCAGAGCTAA